A window of Primulina tabacum isolate GXHZ01 chromosome 4, ASM2559414v2, whole genome shotgun sequence contains these coding sequences:
- the LOC142542375 gene encoding uncharacterized protein LOC142542375 isoform X3, which produces MLHIDVKEFQEKFSARFRPLQRSWEFWIRVADIYTGYKVFQLRVNFEKNAERREALWEKQHELAADKIYNMCAELGGFFLKVAQVIGKPDLAPAAWVRRLVTLCDQAPATQYNVVKAVLEEELGQSMDELFERFDVNPLGSASIAQVHRARLKGEKSDIVVKVQHPGVHSLMMTDIHNMQAFALYMQKTDIKFDLYSVTKEMEKQIGYEFDFLREADAMDRIRCFLYENNKKSPVQIPRVIRGLVTRRVLVMEYIDGIPIMKLGDEIAKRGLNPSGKVAAAAKQNILKSLTLIYGQMILGSGFFHADPHPGNILICRGSEVALLDYGQVKDLPDALRLGYARLVLAIADNDPTGASESYRVMSLSCAMKIMHTQQLERYKKKK; this is translated from the exons ATGCTTCATATCGATGTGAAGGAATTTCAAGAGAAGTTTTCTGCTCGCTTCAGACCGTTGCAACGTTCGTGGGAATTTTGGATTCGAGTCGCTGATATCTATACTGGTTACAAG GTGTTTCAACTTCGAGTAAATTTCGAGAAAAATGCAGAGAGACGGGAGGCTTTGTGGGAGAAGCAACACGAGTTAGCTGCTGACAAGATATATAACATGTGCGCTGAGCTTGGCGGGTTTTTTCTCAAG GTTGCACAAGTAATTGGTAAGCCTGACTTGGCACCAGCTGCTTGGGTGAGAAGGTTAGTCACACTGTGTGATCAGGCTCCTGCAACACAATACAATGTGGTCAAGGCTGTGCTTGAGGAGGAGTTGGGCCAAAGCATGGATGAACTGTTTGAAAGATTTGATGTTAACCCCCTTGGTTCCGCATCAATTGCACAG GTTCACCGAGCACGGCTCAAAGGTGAAAAGAGTGATATTGTTGTGAAG GTGCAACATCCAGGCGTTCATAGTTTGATGATGACTGATATTCACAACATGCAAGCTTTTGCACTGTACATGCAAAAGACAGATATAAAGTTCGATTTGTATTCCGTAACCAAGGAAATGGAGAAACAG ATTGGATATGAGTTTGACTTTTTGAGGGAAGCTGATGCTATGGATAGAATTCGGTGTTTCCTTTATGAAAATAACAAGAAGTCCCCTGTTCAAATCCCACGTGTCATTCGAGGCTTGGTCACGAG GCGTGTTTTAGTGATGGAATACATCGATGGAATCCCAATCATGAAGCTCGGTGATGAGATAGCAAAAAGAGGCCTAAATCCTTCTGGTAAGGTGGCAGCAGCAGCAAAGCA GAACATCCTTAAAAGTTTGACACTTATTTATGGACAGATGATATTGGGGAGTGGTTTCTTTCACGCGGATCCTCACCCTGGGAATATATTGATTTGTAGAGGTTCTGAG GTTGCTTTGCTTGATTATGGACAAGTGAAGGATCTTCCTGATGCATTGAGGCTAGGATATGCTAGATTGGTGCTAGCAATAGCAGATAACGATCCTACTGGGGCATCAGAGAGCTACAG GGTTATGAGCTTAAGCTGTGCCATGAAGATCATGCATACTCAACAGCTAGAaagatacaaaaaaaaaaaataa